From the Anguilla anguilla isolate fAngAng1 chromosome 6, fAngAng1.pri, whole genome shotgun sequence genome, one window contains:
- the LOC118230623 gene encoding C-C motif chemokine 20-like has translation MAQFNLSTICLLLLLSLSLFAVQANTACCTTYSHSELELKYIKGFSIQDNRGRCHINAVIFHTIKGRKVCADPTKDWVIERIQQLRNKVQKMTKN, from the exons ATGGCCCAGTTTAACCTGTCCACAATctgcctgctgctcctcctgtctctgagtcTCTTCGCTGTGCAGGCGAATACGG CGTGCTGCACTACTTATTCACATAGTGAATTAGAACTGAAATACATCAAGGGCTTCTCCATTCAGGACAACCGTGGCAGGTGCCACATCAATGCAGTCAT TTTCCACACCATAAAAGGCAGAAAGGTGTGCGCTGACCCTACCAAAGACTGGGTGATTGAGAGGATCCAACAGCTGAG GAACAAGGTACAAAAAATGACCAAGAACTGA